One window from the genome of Paramisgurnus dabryanus chromosome 24, PD_genome_1.1, whole genome shotgun sequence encodes:
- the rad54l2 gene encoding helicase ARIP4 isoform X2: MSEEAISGSDLEPSLNSEEEEMDEEEDGDNDGDDEEDAGDQLESMETGDQRDPASPAPTSPSRESTPDPSSRPASRSNSQASSPSQASSQPGSQPPSSPDSRSNTSANSNTKKKKSKTSKPAHLRRNIRKLLKEHQLEAGTKAAQQEELERRRRLEQQRKEFSLHADLPSGAPGPKQEVICLDSSGDEGEDKEVPPPQSPTCRDDVIELSSGDEDTLRISSEDDEKRSVTPGTEESSGSHANDTFNQPDAQGRVLVNINHPADEEDLFLAPQLAQAVKPHQIGGIRFLYDNLVESLERYKNSNGFGCILAHSMGLGKTLQVISFIDILLRHTGAKTVLAIVPVNTLQNWLAEFNLWLPAAESLPPDTDPSRVSPRTFKVHILSDEHKTTVARAKVVEEWTRNGGVLLMGYEMYRLLSLKKSFVTGRKRKSKKPAGPVIIDLDEEDRQQELMKGIERALARPGPDVVICDEGHRIKNCHASTSQALKNIRSRRRVVLTGYPLQNNLIEYWCMVDFVRPDFLGTRQEFSNMFERPILNGQCIDSTPQDVRLMRYRSHVLHSLLEGFVQRRGHDVLRTQLPSKDEHVILVRLSRLQRALYTEFMNRFREAGNSGWLGLNPLKAFCVCCKIWNHPDVLYEALQKENLTSEQDLDLDDLNSTGGTRCSAPGMKGKTSDPANSKVALAAMGLNPLQEKANQVITYEWAKDIMSNYQTGVLDNSAKMVLLFHLIDESVSRGDKILVFSQSLSTLTVIEDFLSRRPMPIQTETGTHNWVRNINYYRLDGSTSASERERLINQFNDPANNQTWVFLLSTRAGCLGVNLIGANRVVVFDASWNPCHDAQAVCRVYRYGQRKPCHIYRLVCDFTLEKKIYDRQVSKQGMSDRVVDDLNPVLTFTRKEVESLLHFVEEEPDHSQSKLIGNEEMEVVIKQAYLRYPNLLTKPPFHHESLLMDRKDLKLTKAEKRAAKKSYEDEKRASVPYQRPSYAHYYPASDQSLTNIPAFSQRNWRPPPHLDDKPVASVRPVQSTPIPMMPRQVPMGVPSSSAGFPVNYLQKAGVYVQRVVTTTDIVIPGSNSSTDVQARIGAGESIHVIRGSKGTYIRTNDGRIFAIRTGKPRPSDGGATASREASGTPSHPVSNGRATPQEQKRLSPEPPPHPSPSGSPQLLREFHNKESASAGDTSSAPPETPGTDAPTQHSRVPELHRQLTNDVIPSSLDLQSLKRKLSESRASKQSSGKRLSAPIGAAGSYPGFPLSSSFGFPPMGLNPSLLGALGHLTPPTLGSRSHLLQQAGQTLGELHTMFPTDALGLGVGNSSLSSTCSTNTTSTTHAGILASSSSSAPSSSSTSSSSLPPYLMNPGMASMLSGFPVPFSQSLFSGSLHQRGLSATTTPASTASTFLSSSGLLGPAFNSRPDAHTENGGSSSDDDVIEVMGQ, translated from the exons ATGTCAGAAGAGGCGATCTCAGGAAGCGACCTGGAGCCCAGCCTTAACAGCGAGGAGGAGGAGATGGATGAGGAAGAGGATGGAGACAACGATGGTGACGATGAGGAAGATGCAGGCG ACCAGCTTGAGAGCATGGAGACAGGAGATCAAAGAGATCCAGCAAGCCCCGCACCTACCTCACCGTCTAGAGAATCCACCCCTGACCCCTCTTCCCGTCCCGCCTCCCGGTCGAACTCCCAAGCCTCCTCCCCGTCACAAGCATCATCGCAGCCGGGTTCTCAACCCCCTTCCAGCCCCGACAGCCGCAGCAACACTTCTGCCAATAGCAACACGAAGAAAAAGAAGTCCAAAACCTCAAAGCCTGCTCACTTGAGGAGGAACATCCG GAAGCTCCTTAAGGAGCACCAACTTGAGGCGGGAACCAAAGCCGCCCAGCAGGAGGAGCTCGAGAGACGGCGCCGTTTGGAGCAGCAGCGCAAAGAATTTTCTCTTCATGCAG ATCTACCCTCGGGTGCACCAGGACCCAAACAAGAAGTGATATGTCTGGACAGCAGTGGAGATGAGGGTGAGGACAAAGAAGTCCCGCCCCCTCAGTCACCTACATGCAGAGATG ATGTGATTGAGTTGAGCTCTGGAGATGAAGACACTCTGCGGATAAGCAGTGAGGATGACGAAAAGCGTTCGGTCACACCCGGCACGGAGGAAAGTAGCGGGTCCCATGCAAACGATACCTTCAATCAACCAGACGCCCAGGGGAGGGTGCTAGTCAATATCAATCACCCTGCAGATGAGGAAGACCTGTTTCTCGCCCCACAGCTCGCCCAGGCAGTCAAACCTCACCAG ATTGGCGGTATTCGTTTCCTGTATGATAACCTTGTGGAGTCTCTTGAGCGCTATAAGAACAGCAATGGGTTCGGTTGTATTCTTGCACACAGCATGGGCCTCGGCAAAACCCTGCAGGTTATCTCCTTTATTGACATCCTGCTGCGGCACACTGGAGCCAAAACTGTCCTCGCCATTGTACCT GTGAATACACTACAGAACTGGTTAGCCGAGTTTAATCTCTGGCTGCCTGCTGCTGAGTCCCTTCCCCCCGACACGGATCCATCCCGGGTCTCACCTCGAACCTTCAAAGTTCACATCCTCAGTGATGAGCACAA AACTACGGTGGCCCGGGCCAAGGTGGTGGAAGAGTGGACCCGCAACGGTGGCGTGCTGCTGATGGGATACGAGATGTACCGCCTGTTGTCTCTCAAAAAGAGCTTTGTGACCGGCCGCAAAAGGAAGTCCAAAAAACCAGCGGGACCTGTTATAATCGACCTGGATGAGGAGGACAGACAGCAAGAGCTGATGAAAG GAATCGAAAGAGCGCTGGCTCGGCCCGGTCCGGATGTCGTTATATGCGACGAGGGCCACCGCATTAAAAACTGCCATGCCAGCACGTCCCAAGCCTTGAAAAATATCCGGTCACGGCGGCGTGTGGTTTTGACCGGATACCCGCTGCAAAACAACCTGATCGAGTACTGGTGCATGGTGGATTTCGTCCGACCCGATTTCCTCGGTACGCGGCAGGAGTTTAGTAACATGTTCGAGAGGCCCATTCTGAACGGGCAGTGTATAGACAGCACACCGCAAGACGTGCGCCTCATGAGATACAGGAGTCACGTATTGCACAGCCTGCTGGAGGGCTTCGTTCAGAG ACGAGGTCATGATGTCCTCCGGACGCAGCTGCCTTCGAAAGACGAGCACGTGATTCTGGTACGACTGTCTCGGCTGCAGCGGGCGCTCTACACTGAGTTTATGAATCGCTTTAGAGAAGCAGGAAACAGCGGATGGCTTGGACTCAATCCACTCAAAGCTTTCTGTGTCTGCTGCAAG ATATGGAATCATCCGGACGTTCTGTACGAGGCTCTTCAGAAAGAAAACCTGACCAGTGAGCAGGATTTGGACCTGGATGATCTCAACTCCACCGGTGGGACCCGATGTTCTGCTCCTGGAATGAAGGGAAAGACATCTGACCCTGCCAATAGCAAGGTGGCATTGGCTGCTATGGGCCTGAACCCGTTACAGGAGAAGGCCAATCAAGTTATTACTTACGAATGG GCAAAAGACATCATGAGCAACTATCAGACCGGAGTTCTTGACAACTCGGCCAAGATGGTTCTGCTTTTCCACTTGATTGATGAAAGCGTAAGCAGAGGAGATAAAATCCTAGTTTTCAG TCAGAGTTTATCCACGCTCACGGTTATAGAAGATTTCCTCTCTCGCCGACCCATGCCAATCCAAACAGAAACCGGTACACACAACTGGGTCAGAAACATCAATTACTACA GGCTGGATGGAAGCACGTCTGCttcggagagagagagactcatCAATCAGTTTAATGACCCTGCAAATAACCAAACCTGGGTCTTCCTGCTGTCCACCAG GGCTGGCTGTTTGGGTGTGAATCTGATCGGAGCAAATCGCGTGGTGGTTTTCGATGCCTCGTGGAACCCGTGTCACGACGCGCAGGCCGTGTGTCGCGTGTACCGGTACGGTCAGCGCAAACCCTGTCACATCTACAGGCTGGTCTGCGACTTCACACTGGAGAAGAAGATTTACGACCGACAGGTGTCCAAACAGGGCATGTCAG ATCGAGTCGTGGATGATTTGAACCCTGTTCTCACCTTCACCCGGAAGGAGGTGGAGTCTCTTTTGCACTTTGTGGAGGAGGAGCCTGATCACAGCCAATCGAAGCTGATAGGAAATGAGGAAATGGAAGTTGTCATTAAACAAGCGTATCTGCGTTACCCAAACCTTTTAACCAAG CCTCCGTTTCATCACGAGTCACTGCTGATGGATCGCAAAGACTTGAAACTGACCAAAGCGGAAAAAAGAGCAGCCAAGAAAAGTTACGAAGATGAGAAACGGGCCTCTGTGCCGTATCAGCGACCCTCTTACGCACATTACTACCCAGCCAGCGACCAGAGCCTCACCAACATCCCTGCCTTCAGCCAGAGAAACTG GCGCCCACCTCCTCATTTAGATGACAAGCCCGTTGCGAGCGTGAGGCCGGTTCAGTCCACACCCATTCCCATGATGCCGCGGCAGGTGCCCATGGGCGTCCCCAGTTCAAGTGCGGGATTTCCTGTCAACTACTTGCAAAAAGCCGGCGTTTATGTACAACGAGTCGTCACCACCACTG ATATTGTCATCCCGGGGTCAAACAGCAGCACAGATGTCCAGGCCCGGATTGGTGCAGGAGAAAGTATTCATGTGATCAGAGGATCCAAAG GCACGTACATCAGGACCAACGATGGAAGGATATTTGCTATTCGCACCGGAAAGCCAAGACCGTCTGATGGAGGAGCCACAGCTTCAAGAG AGGCCTCCGGCACTCCCTCGCACCCTGTCAGCAACGGCCGTGCAACCCCTCAAGAGCAAAAACGTTTATCTCCCGAACCCCCGCCTCACCCCTCCCCATCAGGCAGCCCTCAATTGCTCCGAGAATTCCACAACAAGGAAAGCGCTTCCGCTGGAGACACATCTTCAGCACCACCCGAAACCCCGGGCACGGACGCACCCACGCAGCACAGTCGCGTCCCCGAACTGCACCGGCAACTCACCAACGACGTCATCCCATCCTCCCTGGACCTCCAAAGTTTAAAGCGGAAGCTTTCAGAAAGTCGAGCGTCCAAACAGTCCAGCggcaaacggctctccgcacccATCGGCGCAGCTGGAAGTTACCCTGGATTTCCCCTAAGCAGCAGCTTTGGATTTCCACCCATGGGACTTAATCCCTCCCTATTAGGCGCACTGGGTCATCTGACCCCACCCACGCTCGGAAGCAGGTCGCATTTGCTGCAGCAAGCCGGTCAGACGTTAGGCGAGCTACACACCATGTTCCCCACGGACGCGCTCGGACTCGGGGTGGGCAACAGTTCGCTTTCGTCGACTTGCTCTACCAACACCACCTCCACAACCCACGCCGGTATTCTGGCCTCTTCTTCATCCTCCGCGCCATCGTCGTCATCAACCTCTTCCTCTTCTCTCCCTCCATATCTGATGAATCCCGGGATGGCGAGCATGCTGTCTGGTTTTCCAGTGCCGTTTTCCCAGTCTCTCTTTTCAGGCTCGTTACACCAGAGGGGCTTGTCGGCCACGACCACCCCTGCTTCTACCGCGTCGACCTTCCTCTCGTCCTCCGGCCTGCTGGGGCCAGCGTTCAACAGCAGGCCCGACGCGCACACGGAAAACGGAGGAAGCAGCTCGGATGATGATGTCATAGAGGTGATGGGTCAGTAA
- the rad54l2 gene encoding helicase ARIP4 isoform X1, with protein sequence MSEEAISGSDLEPSLNSEEEEMDEEEDGDNDGDDEEDAGADQLESMETGDQRDPASPAPTSPSRESTPDPSSRPASRSNSQASSPSQASSQPGSQPPSSPDSRSNTSANSNTKKKKSKTSKPAHLRRNIRKLLKEHQLEAGTKAAQQEELERRRRLEQQRKEFSLHADLPSGAPGPKQEVICLDSSGDEGEDKEVPPPQSPTCRDDVIELSSGDEDTLRISSEDDEKRSVTPGTEESSGSHANDTFNQPDAQGRVLVNINHPADEEDLFLAPQLAQAVKPHQIGGIRFLYDNLVESLERYKNSNGFGCILAHSMGLGKTLQVISFIDILLRHTGAKTVLAIVPVNTLQNWLAEFNLWLPAAESLPPDTDPSRVSPRTFKVHILSDEHKTTVARAKVVEEWTRNGGVLLMGYEMYRLLSLKKSFVTGRKRKSKKPAGPVIIDLDEEDRQQELMKGIERALARPGPDVVICDEGHRIKNCHASTSQALKNIRSRRRVVLTGYPLQNNLIEYWCMVDFVRPDFLGTRQEFSNMFERPILNGQCIDSTPQDVRLMRYRSHVLHSLLEGFVQRRGHDVLRTQLPSKDEHVILVRLSRLQRALYTEFMNRFREAGNSGWLGLNPLKAFCVCCKIWNHPDVLYEALQKENLTSEQDLDLDDLNSTGGTRCSAPGMKGKTSDPANSKVALAAMGLNPLQEKANQVITYEWAKDIMSNYQTGVLDNSAKMVLLFHLIDESVSRGDKILVFSQSLSTLTVIEDFLSRRPMPIQTETGTHNWVRNINYYRLDGSTSASERERLINQFNDPANNQTWVFLLSTRAGCLGVNLIGANRVVVFDASWNPCHDAQAVCRVYRYGQRKPCHIYRLVCDFTLEKKIYDRQVSKQGMSDRVVDDLNPVLTFTRKEVESLLHFVEEEPDHSQSKLIGNEEMEVVIKQAYLRYPNLLTKPPFHHESLLMDRKDLKLTKAEKRAAKKSYEDEKRASVPYQRPSYAHYYPASDQSLTNIPAFSQRNWRPPPHLDDKPVASVRPVQSTPIPMMPRQVPMGVPSSSAGFPVNYLQKAGVYVQRVVTTTDIVIPGSNSSTDVQARIGAGESIHVIRGSKGTYIRTNDGRIFAIRTGKPRPSDGGATASREASGTPSHPVSNGRATPQEQKRLSPEPPPHPSPSGSPQLLREFHNKESASAGDTSSAPPETPGTDAPTQHSRVPELHRQLTNDVIPSSLDLQSLKRKLSESRASKQSSGKRLSAPIGAAGSYPGFPLSSSFGFPPMGLNPSLLGALGHLTPPTLGSRSHLLQQAGQTLGELHTMFPTDALGLGVGNSSLSSTCSTNTTSTTHAGILASSSSSAPSSSSTSSSSLPPYLMNPGMASMLSGFPVPFSQSLFSGSLHQRGLSATTTPASTASTFLSSSGLLGPAFNSRPDAHTENGGSSSDDDVIEVMGQ encoded by the exons ATGTCAGAAGAGGCGATCTCAGGAAGCGACCTGGAGCCCAGCCTTAACAGCGAGGAGGAGGAGATGGATGAGGAAGAGGATGGAGACAACGATGGTGACGATGAGGAAGATGCAGGCG CAGACCAGCTTGAGAGCATGGAGACAGGAGATCAAAGAGATCCAGCAAGCCCCGCACCTACCTCACCGTCTAGAGAATCCACCCCTGACCCCTCTTCCCGTCCCGCCTCCCGGTCGAACTCCCAAGCCTCCTCCCCGTCACAAGCATCATCGCAGCCGGGTTCTCAACCCCCTTCCAGCCCCGACAGCCGCAGCAACACTTCTGCCAATAGCAACACGAAGAAAAAGAAGTCCAAAACCTCAAAGCCTGCTCACTTGAGGAGGAACATCCG GAAGCTCCTTAAGGAGCACCAACTTGAGGCGGGAACCAAAGCCGCCCAGCAGGAGGAGCTCGAGAGACGGCGCCGTTTGGAGCAGCAGCGCAAAGAATTTTCTCTTCATGCAG ATCTACCCTCGGGTGCACCAGGACCCAAACAAGAAGTGATATGTCTGGACAGCAGTGGAGATGAGGGTGAGGACAAAGAAGTCCCGCCCCCTCAGTCACCTACATGCAGAGATG ATGTGATTGAGTTGAGCTCTGGAGATGAAGACACTCTGCGGATAAGCAGTGAGGATGACGAAAAGCGTTCGGTCACACCCGGCACGGAGGAAAGTAGCGGGTCCCATGCAAACGATACCTTCAATCAACCAGACGCCCAGGGGAGGGTGCTAGTCAATATCAATCACCCTGCAGATGAGGAAGACCTGTTTCTCGCCCCACAGCTCGCCCAGGCAGTCAAACCTCACCAG ATTGGCGGTATTCGTTTCCTGTATGATAACCTTGTGGAGTCTCTTGAGCGCTATAAGAACAGCAATGGGTTCGGTTGTATTCTTGCACACAGCATGGGCCTCGGCAAAACCCTGCAGGTTATCTCCTTTATTGACATCCTGCTGCGGCACACTGGAGCCAAAACTGTCCTCGCCATTGTACCT GTGAATACACTACAGAACTGGTTAGCCGAGTTTAATCTCTGGCTGCCTGCTGCTGAGTCCCTTCCCCCCGACACGGATCCATCCCGGGTCTCACCTCGAACCTTCAAAGTTCACATCCTCAGTGATGAGCACAA AACTACGGTGGCCCGGGCCAAGGTGGTGGAAGAGTGGACCCGCAACGGTGGCGTGCTGCTGATGGGATACGAGATGTACCGCCTGTTGTCTCTCAAAAAGAGCTTTGTGACCGGCCGCAAAAGGAAGTCCAAAAAACCAGCGGGACCTGTTATAATCGACCTGGATGAGGAGGACAGACAGCAAGAGCTGATGAAAG GAATCGAAAGAGCGCTGGCTCGGCCCGGTCCGGATGTCGTTATATGCGACGAGGGCCACCGCATTAAAAACTGCCATGCCAGCACGTCCCAAGCCTTGAAAAATATCCGGTCACGGCGGCGTGTGGTTTTGACCGGATACCCGCTGCAAAACAACCTGATCGAGTACTGGTGCATGGTGGATTTCGTCCGACCCGATTTCCTCGGTACGCGGCAGGAGTTTAGTAACATGTTCGAGAGGCCCATTCTGAACGGGCAGTGTATAGACAGCACACCGCAAGACGTGCGCCTCATGAGATACAGGAGTCACGTATTGCACAGCCTGCTGGAGGGCTTCGTTCAGAG ACGAGGTCATGATGTCCTCCGGACGCAGCTGCCTTCGAAAGACGAGCACGTGATTCTGGTACGACTGTCTCGGCTGCAGCGGGCGCTCTACACTGAGTTTATGAATCGCTTTAGAGAAGCAGGAAACAGCGGATGGCTTGGACTCAATCCACTCAAAGCTTTCTGTGTCTGCTGCAAG ATATGGAATCATCCGGACGTTCTGTACGAGGCTCTTCAGAAAGAAAACCTGACCAGTGAGCAGGATTTGGACCTGGATGATCTCAACTCCACCGGTGGGACCCGATGTTCTGCTCCTGGAATGAAGGGAAAGACATCTGACCCTGCCAATAGCAAGGTGGCATTGGCTGCTATGGGCCTGAACCCGTTACAGGAGAAGGCCAATCAAGTTATTACTTACGAATGG GCAAAAGACATCATGAGCAACTATCAGACCGGAGTTCTTGACAACTCGGCCAAGATGGTTCTGCTTTTCCACTTGATTGATGAAAGCGTAAGCAGAGGAGATAAAATCCTAGTTTTCAG TCAGAGTTTATCCACGCTCACGGTTATAGAAGATTTCCTCTCTCGCCGACCCATGCCAATCCAAACAGAAACCGGTACACACAACTGGGTCAGAAACATCAATTACTACA GGCTGGATGGAAGCACGTCTGCttcggagagagagagactcatCAATCAGTTTAATGACCCTGCAAATAACCAAACCTGGGTCTTCCTGCTGTCCACCAG GGCTGGCTGTTTGGGTGTGAATCTGATCGGAGCAAATCGCGTGGTGGTTTTCGATGCCTCGTGGAACCCGTGTCACGACGCGCAGGCCGTGTGTCGCGTGTACCGGTACGGTCAGCGCAAACCCTGTCACATCTACAGGCTGGTCTGCGACTTCACACTGGAGAAGAAGATTTACGACCGACAGGTGTCCAAACAGGGCATGTCAG ATCGAGTCGTGGATGATTTGAACCCTGTTCTCACCTTCACCCGGAAGGAGGTGGAGTCTCTTTTGCACTTTGTGGAGGAGGAGCCTGATCACAGCCAATCGAAGCTGATAGGAAATGAGGAAATGGAAGTTGTCATTAAACAAGCGTATCTGCGTTACCCAAACCTTTTAACCAAG CCTCCGTTTCATCACGAGTCACTGCTGATGGATCGCAAAGACTTGAAACTGACCAAAGCGGAAAAAAGAGCAGCCAAGAAAAGTTACGAAGATGAGAAACGGGCCTCTGTGCCGTATCAGCGACCCTCTTACGCACATTACTACCCAGCCAGCGACCAGAGCCTCACCAACATCCCTGCCTTCAGCCAGAGAAACTG GCGCCCACCTCCTCATTTAGATGACAAGCCCGTTGCGAGCGTGAGGCCGGTTCAGTCCACACCCATTCCCATGATGCCGCGGCAGGTGCCCATGGGCGTCCCCAGTTCAAGTGCGGGATTTCCTGTCAACTACTTGCAAAAAGCCGGCGTTTATGTACAACGAGTCGTCACCACCACTG ATATTGTCATCCCGGGGTCAAACAGCAGCACAGATGTCCAGGCCCGGATTGGTGCAGGAGAAAGTATTCATGTGATCAGAGGATCCAAAG GCACGTACATCAGGACCAACGATGGAAGGATATTTGCTATTCGCACCGGAAAGCCAAGACCGTCTGATGGAGGAGCCACAGCTTCAAGAG AGGCCTCCGGCACTCCCTCGCACCCTGTCAGCAACGGCCGTGCAACCCCTCAAGAGCAAAAACGTTTATCTCCCGAACCCCCGCCTCACCCCTCCCCATCAGGCAGCCCTCAATTGCTCCGAGAATTCCACAACAAGGAAAGCGCTTCCGCTGGAGACACATCTTCAGCACCACCCGAAACCCCGGGCACGGACGCACCCACGCAGCACAGTCGCGTCCCCGAACTGCACCGGCAACTCACCAACGACGTCATCCCATCCTCCCTGGACCTCCAAAGTTTAAAGCGGAAGCTTTCAGAAAGTCGAGCGTCCAAACAGTCCAGCggcaaacggctctccgcacccATCGGCGCAGCTGGAAGTTACCCTGGATTTCCCCTAAGCAGCAGCTTTGGATTTCCACCCATGGGACTTAATCCCTCCCTATTAGGCGCACTGGGTCATCTGACCCCACCCACGCTCGGAAGCAGGTCGCATTTGCTGCAGCAAGCCGGTCAGACGTTAGGCGAGCTACACACCATGTTCCCCACGGACGCGCTCGGACTCGGGGTGGGCAACAGTTCGCTTTCGTCGACTTGCTCTACCAACACCACCTCCACAACCCACGCCGGTATTCTGGCCTCTTCTTCATCCTCCGCGCCATCGTCGTCATCAACCTCTTCCTCTTCTCTCCCTCCATATCTGATGAATCCCGGGATGGCGAGCATGCTGTCTGGTTTTCCAGTGCCGTTTTCCCAGTCTCTCTTTTCAGGCTCGTTACACCAGAGGGGCTTGTCGGCCACGACCACCCCTGCTTCTACCGCGTCGACCTTCCTCTCGTCCTCCGGCCTGCTGGGGCCAGCGTTCAACAGCAGGCCCGACGCGCACACGGAAAACGGAGGAAGCAGCTCGGATGATGATGTCATAGAGGTGATGGGTCAGTAA